Genomic window (Streptomyces sp. NBC_00078):
ACGTGCTGGCCTCCTGGGTCGCGGAGACGGAACAGCGGATCGTCGGTCACGTGGCGGTGATGAGGCCGCACGGCGAGGGCGCCGTGTCCGTGTGGGCCGAACAGAGTGGGGACGACGAATGCGTCGGCGTGCTGGCCCGCCTCTTCGTCGTCAGGGACGCTCGTCGGCACTCTGTCGGCGAACAGCTCGTACGGACGGCCATGGACTACGGACTGGGCCGCAGCCGCCGTCTCGTCCTTGACGTCATGGTCAAGGACGCCGCCGCCATTCGTCTCTACGAGCGCCTCGGCTGGCTCAGTACCGGCCAGGTCGCACACCACTACGGCGACGGCCAACACATCGAAGCCGTGTGCTTCGTTGCCCCTGAGGCGTGACCAGGGCGCCCCGGACGACCCGCGCTGCGATGTCCTTGAGGGCCTGACGGGCTGGTAGTCCCGGTCCGGCACCGCCGCGCCCCTCAGACCGTGACCAGTCCGACGGCCTGGAGTGCGGCCCCCGAGATGGCGTGCCGGCGCCGCAGTTGCATGCCGCACTGGACTACGCCGGCCCGG
Coding sequences:
- a CDS encoding GNAT family N-acetyltransferase; this encodes MGSIVIRPFEDGDLPGAAAALTDVYATDGYPVEGVARPEEWLRSDNVLASWVAETEQRIVGHVAVMRPHGEGAVSVWAEQSGDDECVGVLARLFVVRDARRHSVGEQLVRTAMDYGLGRSRRLVLDVMVKDAAAIRLYERLGWLSTGQVAHHYGDGQHIEAVCFVAPEA